One Streptomyces sp. ML-6 genomic region harbors:
- the mqnE gene encoding aminofutalosine synthase MqnE, with amino-acid sequence MDVGLKRELEEKVRAGERLTREDGIALYESDDLAWLGGLAHEVRRRKNGDVVHFNVNRHLNMTNVCTASCAYCSFQRKPGEKDAYTMRIEEAVRLAKAMEGENLTELHIVNGLHPTLPWRYYPRSLGALKEALPQVSLKAFTATEIHHFETISGLSASEILDELIEAGLESLTGGGAEIFDWEVRQHIVDHDTHWEDWSRIHRLAHEKGLKTPATMLYGHIEEPRHRVDHVLRLRELQDETGGFQVFIPLRYQHDFVDMKDGKVRNRLQARTTMATGAEALKTFAVSRLLFDNVPHVKVFWVMHGVQTAQLALQHGADDMDGSVVEYKITHDADNYGTPNKLGREDLLELIRDAGFRPVERNTRYEIIREYPGPDAERRESPQPMRV; translated from the coding sequence ATGGACGTCGGGCTCAAGCGCGAACTGGAGGAGAAGGTCCGCGCGGGAGAGCGGCTGACCCGGGAGGACGGCATCGCCCTCTACGAGTCGGACGACCTGGCCTGGCTCGGCGGTCTGGCGCACGAGGTGCGGAGGCGCAAGAACGGCGACGTCGTGCACTTCAACGTCAACCGGCACCTCAACATGACCAACGTGTGCACCGCGTCGTGCGCGTACTGCTCGTTCCAGCGCAAGCCGGGCGAGAAGGACGCGTACACCATGCGCATCGAGGAGGCCGTCCGCCTCGCGAAGGCGATGGAGGGCGAGAACCTCACCGAGCTGCACATCGTCAACGGGCTGCACCCCACCCTGCCGTGGCGCTACTACCCGCGCTCGCTCGGCGCGCTGAAGGAGGCCCTGCCGCAGGTCTCCCTCAAGGCCTTCACCGCCACCGAGATCCACCACTTCGAGACCATCTCCGGCCTGTCCGCCTCCGAGATCCTCGACGAGCTGATCGAGGCCGGTCTGGAGTCGCTGACCGGCGGCGGCGCGGAGATCTTCGACTGGGAGGTCCGGCAGCACATCGTGGACCACGACACCCACTGGGAGGACTGGTCGCGCATCCACCGCCTGGCGCACGAGAAGGGGCTCAAGACCCCGGCGACTATGCTGTACGGGCACATCGAGGAGCCCCGGCACCGGGTCGACCACGTGCTGCGGCTGCGCGAGCTCCAGGACGAGACCGGCGGCTTCCAGGTCTTCATCCCGCTGCGCTACCAGCACGACTTCGTGGACATGAAGGACGGCAAGGTCCGCAACCGGCTCCAGGCGCGGACGACGATGGCCACCGGCGCCGAGGCGCTGAAGACCTTCGCGGTCTCCCGGCTGCTGTTCGACAACGTCCCGCACGTCAAGGTCTTCTGGGTGATGCACGGGGTGCAGACCGCCCAGCTCGCGCTCCAGCACGGCGCGGACGACATGGACGGCTCGGTCGTCGAGTACAAGATCACGCACGACGCGGACAACTACGGCACGCCGAACAAGCTCGGCCGCGAGGACCTGCTGGAGCTGATCCGCGACGCGGGCTTCCGGCCCGTCGAGCGCAACACCCGGTACGAGATCATCCGCGAGTACCCGGGCCCGGACGCCGAGCGGCGCGAGTCGCCGCAGCCGATGCGCGTCTGA
- a CDS encoding UbiX family flavin prenyltransferase has product MSQHQRQPWIVGVSGASGTPFAAAVLRGLLAAGESVDLVVSRASRLTLLDETGIAFRDAHWREDLRAWLARGADGKPHTFDTDIEGVRHWAAGDLAAGPSSGSYPAKGMLIVPASTACVAGVALGLSKDLLQRAASVTLKERRKLVVAVRETPLNGQTLKHLVSLDEAGAVVLPASPAFYAGATHIQDLVDFVAGRVLDAAGVPHDLYRRWEGELGGGFRGSGD; this is encoded by the coding sequence GTGAGCCAACACCAGCGACAGCCTTGGATTGTCGGGGTTTCCGGAGCTTCGGGCACCCCTTTCGCCGCCGCCGTGCTGCGCGGGCTGCTGGCGGCGGGGGAAAGCGTCGACCTGGTGGTGAGCCGGGCCTCGCGGCTGACCCTGCTGGACGAGACCGGGATCGCGTTCCGCGACGCGCACTGGCGGGAGGACCTGCGCGCGTGGCTGGCGCGCGGTGCGGACGGGAAGCCGCACACCTTCGACACCGACATCGAGGGCGTACGGCACTGGGCGGCCGGCGACCTCGCGGCCGGGCCGTCCTCGGGGTCGTACCCGGCGAAGGGGATGCTGATCGTCCCGGCCTCGACGGCGTGCGTGGCCGGGGTGGCGCTCGGGCTCTCGAAGGACCTGCTCCAGCGGGCGGCGAGCGTGACGCTGAAGGAGCGGCGGAAGCTGGTCGTCGCCGTGCGGGAGACGCCGCTGAACGGGCAGACGCTGAAGCATCTGGTGAGCCTGGACGAGGCGGGCGCCGTGGTGCTGCCCGCCTCACCGGCGTTCTACGCGGGGGCGACGCACATCCAGGACCTGGTGGACTTCGTCGCCGGGCGGGTGCTGGACGCGGCCGGGGTGCCGCACGACCTGTACCGCCGGTGGGAGGGGGAGCTCGGCGGGGGATTCCGTGGCTCCGGGGACTGA
- a CDS encoding DUF4229 domain-containing protein: MRLGIFVGCFAIAAVAVHFGLLPSGTNGSNLVWVILLALVLSAPLSYVLLRRQRDEMSAQIVSTVDRAKGRLEANRTREDHVTS; encoded by the coding sequence ATGCGGCTCGGCATCTTCGTCGGATGCTTCGCCATCGCGGCCGTGGCCGTCCACTTCGGCCTGCTGCCCTCCGGGACGAACGGCTCCAATCTCGTCTGGGTGATTCTGCTCGCCCTGGTCCTCTCCGCGCCGCTCAGCTACGTACTGCTGCGCAGGCAGCGCGACGAGATGTCCGCGCAGATCGTGTCCACGGTCGACCGCGCCAAGGGGCGCCTGGAGGCGAACCGGACCCGCGAGGACCACGTCACCTCGTGA
- a CDS encoding SDR family NAD(P)-dependent oxidoreductase gives MGKLDGRVVLISGAARGQGEQEARLFAAEGARVVVADVLDEQGEALAEELRGDLGKDAARFVHLDVGREEDWRAAVAAAKGAYGRIDGLVNNAGILRFNELVSTPLEEFQQVVRVNQVGAFLGIRNVAPEIEAAGGGTIVNTASYTGLTGMAYVGAYAATKHAVIGLTRVAAVELAAKGIRVNALCPGAVDTAMTNPAALDPDADPEESREAVAELYRKLVPLGRIGRPQEVAALALFLTSEDSSYITGQPFVIDGGWLAGVSLF, from the coding sequence ATGGGCAAGCTGGACGGGCGGGTCGTACTGATCAGCGGCGCGGCGCGCGGGCAGGGCGAGCAGGAGGCGCGGCTGTTCGCCGCGGAGGGCGCGCGGGTGGTGGTCGCCGACGTGCTCGACGAGCAGGGCGAGGCGCTGGCCGAGGAGCTGCGGGGCGACCTGGGGAAGGACGCCGCCCGGTTCGTCCACCTGGACGTGGGCCGGGAGGAGGACTGGCGGGCCGCGGTGGCCGCAGCGAAGGGCGCGTACGGGAGGATCGACGGGCTGGTCAACAACGCGGGCATCCTCCGGTTCAACGAGCTGGTGTCCACACCGTTGGAGGAGTTCCAGCAGGTGGTGCGGGTCAACCAGGTGGGGGCGTTCCTCGGGATCAGGAACGTGGCGCCGGAGATCGAGGCCGCGGGGGGCGGGACGATCGTGAACACCGCCTCGTACACGGGGCTCACGGGCATGGCGTACGTGGGCGCGTACGCCGCCACCAAGCACGCGGTGATCGGGCTGACCCGGGTGGCGGCGGTGGAGCTGGCCGCGAAGGGCATACGGGTCAACGCGCTCTGCCCCGGGGCGGTGGACACCGCGATGACCAACCCGGCGGCGCTGGACCCGGACGCGGACCCGGAGGAGTCCCGGGAGGCGGTGGCGGAGCTGTACCGCAAGCTCGTGCCGCTGGGGCGGATCGGGCGGCCCCAGGAGGTGGCGGCGCTGGCGCTGTTCCTGACCT
- a CDS encoding Lrp/AsnC family transcriptional regulator, producing the protein MDAVDRQLIQALRENGRASYAELGRLVGLSGPSVTDRINRLESAGVITGYRATVDAASLGLGVTALIGISLSDAADHEDVARRLKDLAEIEDAWFIAGDDSYMLKVRVGDVDGLEKTIRRLSGTKGVSRTRTTIVLSTKWENRVGELPEEV; encoded by the coding sequence ATGGACGCGGTGGACAGGCAGCTCATCCAGGCACTCAGGGAGAACGGCAGGGCCTCGTACGCCGAGCTGGGACGGCTCGTCGGACTCTCCGGGCCCAGCGTCACCGACCGCATCAACCGGCTGGAATCCGCCGGGGTCATCACCGGCTACCGCGCCACCGTCGACGCCGCGTCCCTGGGGCTCGGGGTCACGGCGCTGATCGGCATCTCGCTCTCCGACGCGGCCGACCACGAGGACGTGGCGCGCCGGCTGAAGGACCTCGCGGAGATCGAGGACGCCTGGTTCATCGCGGGCGACGACTCGTACATGCTCAAGGTGCGCGTCGGCGACGTGGACGGTCTGGAGAAGACCATCCGCCGGCTCAGCGGCACGAAGGGCGTCTCGCGCACCCGTACCACGATCGTGCTCTCCACGAAGTGGGAGAACCGGGTCGGGGAACTCCCCGAGGAGGTGTAG
- a CDS encoding M23 family metallopeptidase → MRSIRIALLGLVALVAGLLTATPAAAAPNFKAPFPCGQTWTYGHHSAEVRSALDFIRTDGGSTAGSPVLASSGGTAHRYSQPSGAGNYIVIDHGGGWQTYYFHLSSYSVGDGASVAQGQQIGVTGSTGNSSGAHIHYEQLYNGVGQPIAINGKSLAPYPGSYYSKYLTSDNGCGGGGTGKYWVDTFANATGYAGPNTGDAQGVLNAGTNYVYCKVWGAQVGSGSSYNHWWLKTDLDVVYAGKNGRGAYVSAYYLSRWGNDEARDNNGAVIPNC, encoded by the coding sequence ATGCGCTCGATACGTATCGCCCTGCTGGGCCTGGTGGCCCTGGTGGCGGGCCTGCTGACCGCGACTCCCGCGGCCGCGGCCCCCAACTTCAAGGCACCGTTCCCCTGCGGCCAGACCTGGACCTACGGCCACCACTCGGCGGAGGTCCGGTCGGCCCTGGACTTCATCCGCACCGACGGCGGCTCCACCGCCGGATCCCCCGTCCTCGCCTCGTCCGGCGGGACCGCGCACCGCTACTCCCAGCCCAGCGGCGCGGGCAACTACATCGTCATCGACCACGGCGGCGGCTGGCAGACCTACTACTTCCACCTCTCCTCGTACTCGGTCGGCGACGGCGCCTCCGTGGCGCAGGGGCAGCAGATCGGCGTCACCGGCTCCACCGGCAACAGCAGCGGCGCCCACATCCACTACGAGCAGCTGTACAACGGCGTGGGCCAGCCCATCGCGATCAACGGCAAGTCGCTCGCCCCGTACCCCGGCTCGTACTACAGCAAGTACCTGACCAGCGACAACGGCTGCGGAGGCGGTGGCACCGGCAAGTACTGGGTCGACACCTTCGCCAACGCCACCGGCTACGCGGGACCGAACACGGGCGACGCGCAGGGCGTGCTGAACGCCGGTACGAACTACGTCTACTGCAAGGTGTGGGGCGCCCAGGTCGGCTCCGGCTCCAGCTACAACCACTGGTGGCTGAAGACCGACCTGGACGTCGTGTACGCGGGCAAGAACGGGCGCGGCGCGTACGTATCGGCGTACTACCTGTCCCGCTGGGGCAACGACGAGGCCCGTGACAACAACGGGGCGGTCATTCCCAACTGCTGA
- a CDS encoding LLM class F420-dependent oxidoreductase gives MPIPLTGPLSYGMQLPVQSQSTIYAEGWEAGAGPEDLAAVARTADRTGFAYLASCDHVAIPRRLAGVMGTVWYDPVATLAFLAGITERVLLMSHVAVVGLRHPLATAKQYATLDHLSGGRLILGVGAGHVPEEFEALGADFEGRGGVLDETIDALRAALGPEEYPEFAGERFAFSGLGQLPRPARGRVPVWVGGSSPAAVRRAAVRGDGWLPQGDPREKLPAQIARLRRLREAAGIEEPIVVGAITEPLYIGEPDWPVGRRTLTGKPEAVAESLRAYADMGVHQIQVRFRSRSRTELTDQMAAFAAGVAPHLDR, from the coding sequence GTGCCGATACCGCTCACCGGGCCGCTGTCGTACGGGATGCAGCTGCCGGTCCAGTCGCAGAGCACCATCTACGCCGAGGGGTGGGAGGCCGGGGCCGGGCCCGAGGACCTCGCCGCCGTCGCCCGCACCGCCGACCGCACCGGCTTCGCCTATCTGGCGAGCTGCGACCACGTCGCGATCCCGCGGCGGCTCGCCGGGGTCATGGGCACCGTCTGGTACGACCCGGTCGCCACGCTCGCCTTTCTCGCCGGGATCACGGAGCGGGTCCTGCTGATGAGCCATGTCGCGGTCGTCGGGCTGCGGCACCCGCTGGCCACCGCGAAGCAGTACGCCACCCTCGACCACCTCAGCGGCGGCCGGCTGATCCTCGGGGTCGGGGCCGGGCACGTACCGGAGGAGTTCGAGGCGCTCGGGGCCGACTTCGAGGGGCGCGGCGGGGTGCTCGACGAGACCATCGACGCGCTGCGGGCGGCGCTCGGCCCCGAGGAGTACCCGGAGTTCGCGGGGGAGCGGTTCGCCTTCTCCGGGCTCGGGCAGCTGCCGCGGCCGGCCCGGGGGCGGGTGCCGGTCTGGGTGGGCGGTTCCTCGCCCGCCGCGGTGCGCCGGGCGGCGGTGCGGGGGGACGGCTGGCTGCCCCAGGGCGACCCGCGGGAGAAGCTGCCCGCGCAGATCGCCCGGCTGCGGCGGCTGCGCGAGGCGGCCGGGATCGAGGAGCCGATCGTCGTCGGCGCGATCACCGAGCCGCTGTACATCGGCGAGCCGGACTGGCCCGTCGGGCGGCGCACCCTCACCGGGAAGCCGGAGGCCGTCGCCGAGTCGCTGCGCGCGTACGCGGACATGGGCGTCCACCAGATCCAGGTGCGGTTCCGCAGCCGGAGCCGCACCGAACTGACCGACCAGATGGCGGCGTTCGCCGCCGGGGTCGCCCCCCATCTCGACAGGTAG
- a CDS encoding TetR/AcrR family transcriptional regulator — MPRAVREQQMMDAAVRTFGQRGYRAASMDEIAELAGVSKPLVYLYLNSKEELFTACIRREAKALTEAVRAGVEPGLPADRQLWSGLRAFFTHTAEHPDGWAVLHRQARTHGEPFANEVTVMRDEIVAFVTELIGAAAREAHHDPALPGRDVSGLAQALVGAAESLADWANETPGVSAKEAAATLMNFSWAGLENLMNGRPWQPPASS, encoded by the coding sequence ATGCCTCGGGCCGTGCGCGAGCAGCAGATGATGGACGCCGCGGTGCGGACCTTCGGGCAGCGCGGGTACCGGGCGGCGTCGATGGACGAGATCGCCGAGCTGGCCGGGGTGTCCAAGCCGCTCGTCTACCTGTACCTCAACTCCAAGGAAGAACTCTTCACGGCCTGCATCAGGCGTGAGGCGAAAGCGCTGACCGAAGCGGTGCGGGCCGGGGTGGAGCCGGGTCTTCCGGCCGATCGGCAGCTGTGGTCCGGGCTGCGGGCGTTCTTCACGCACACGGCGGAGCACCCGGACGGCTGGGCGGTGCTGCACCGGCAGGCGCGCACGCACGGGGAGCCCTTCGCCAACGAGGTGACGGTGATGCGGGACGAGATCGTCGCCTTCGTGACGGAGCTGATCGGGGCCGCGGCCCGCGAGGCGCACCACGATCCGGCGCTTCCCGGCCGGGACGTCTCGGGGCTCGCGCAGGCGCTCGTGGGGGCCGCGGAGTCGCTCGCCGACTGGGCGAACGAGACCCCGGGCGTCTCGGCGAAGGAGGCCGCGGCCACCCTGATGAACTTCTCCTGGGCGGGGCTGGAGAACCTGATGAACGGCCGCCCCTGGCAGCCCCCGGCTTCTTCCTAG
- a CDS encoding GNAT family N-acetyltransferase, with translation MALTFELDPKFDRTLRDGITELWTDVSNAGGAVGFVPPVTPDDIRPELVKHLVSMAEGRTRLLVGLDEEGAVAATAFLALNTHRLMAHWLWLYTVMVHPRHQGKGYGRDLMDAVAGAARGIDGIEAVRLTCRGGTGVDRFYASCGYKEVGRVPDAIRVAEGDDRDDIIMLLPLGR, from the coding sequence ATGGCACTTACATTCGAGCTGGACCCCAAGTTCGACCGCACCCTGCGGGACGGCATCACCGAGCTGTGGACCGATGTCTCCAACGCGGGCGGTGCGGTCGGCTTCGTACCACCCGTCACGCCCGACGACATCCGGCCCGAACTGGTCAAGCACCTGGTCTCCATGGCCGAGGGCCGCACCCGGCTGCTGGTCGGCCTCGACGAGGAGGGCGCCGTGGCCGCCACCGCCTTCCTCGCCCTGAACACGCACCGGCTGATGGCCCACTGGCTCTGGCTCTACACGGTGATGGTCCACCCCCGGCACCAGGGCAAGGGCTACGGGCGCGACCTGATGGACGCCGTGGCCGGGGCCGCCCGCGGGATCGACGGGATCGAGGCCGTCCGGCTCACCTGCCGCGGCGGCACCGGCGTCGACCGGTTCTACGCCTCGTGCGGATACAAGGAGGTCGGCCGGGTGCCCGACGCGATCCGGGTCGCCGAGGGGGACGACCGCGACGACATCATCATGCTGCTGCCGCTCGGGCGGTGA
- a CDS encoding phosphotransferase, with product MGETADDWPDRATCAWVGKQLAPGERIESVRRLRGGWTSWMRRLDISGPGGGRSLVLRSFVKPFYVRHAPGLLTREADVLRLLAGTGVPAARPVAVDAVGEHCDHPSLLMTLLPGEVRVDDAGAAERAGLLAGQLAAVHRVEVTDRTRPRDYEAWTAPDRVRVPEDTGRPLLWRRAIEVIRREPPAYEPCFLHRDFHPGNVLFTGRGEGLAGREEGLAGRGEEPGAGTRIGGVVDWVETSWGPADLDVAHCSTALALLHGVPAGMDFAERYAGAGGRPVASGADHLYWRLLDALSHAPDAEKVATPWRELGRADLTPGLLTERLENYVECLLDRLG from the coding sequence ATGGGTGAAACGGCGGACGACTGGCCCGACCGGGCGACATGCGCGTGGGTCGGGAAGCAGCTCGCGCCCGGGGAGCGGATCGAGAGCGTGCGGCGGCTGCGCGGCGGCTGGACCTCCTGGATGCGCCGGCTGGACATCTCCGGCCCGGGGGGCGGGCGTTCGCTGGTGCTGCGCTCCTTCGTCAAGCCCTTCTACGTGCGCCACGCGCCGGGGCTGCTCACCCGGGAGGCGGACGTCCTGCGGCTGCTGGCGGGCACCGGCGTACCGGCGGCACGGCCGGTGGCCGTCGACGCGGTGGGCGAACACTGCGACCACCCCTCGCTGTTGATGACCCTGCTGCCCGGCGAGGTGCGGGTCGACGACGCCGGGGCGGCGGAGCGCGCCGGACTGCTGGCGGGACAACTGGCCGCCGTGCACCGGGTCGAGGTCACGGACCGGACCCGTCCGCGCGACTACGAGGCGTGGACCGCGCCGGACCGGGTGCGGGTCCCCGAGGACACCGGCCGGCCGCTGCTGTGGCGGCGTGCGATCGAGGTGATCCGGCGCGAACCTCCCGCGTACGAACCGTGTTTCCTGCACCGGGACTTCCACCCGGGCAACGTGCTCTTCACCGGGCGGGGAGAGGGACTCGCCGGGCGAGAAGAAGGACTTGCCGGGCGGGGAGAGGAACCGGGGGCCGGGACGCGGATCGGCGGGGTGGTCGACTGGGTCGAGACCTCCTGGGGTCCGGCAGATCTGGACGTTGCCCACTGTTCGACCGCGCTGGCGCTGCTGCACGGCGTCCCGGCCGGGATGGACTTCGCCGAACGGTACGCCGGAGCGGGCGGCCGGCCGGTCGCGAGCGGCGCGGACCACCTGTACTGGCGGCTGCTGGACGCGCTCTCCCATGCGCCCGACGCAGAGAAGGTGGCGACCCCGTGGCGGGAGCTGGGACGGGCCGATCTGACGCCCGGACTGCTCACGGAACGCCTGGAGAACTATGTGGAGTGCCTTCTCGACCGGTTGGGATGA
- a CDS encoding dicarboxylate/amino acid:cation symporter, whose protein sequence is MSANPASTAAGSKPGSGFRLPKVPFWAQIVAGLVLGVVLGWLTRTYDIGWLHTTLDKVGHIFVQLLKLAVAPLVFFAILVSITNLRKVNNAARLATRTLLWFMITSLIAVAIGLTIGLLTNPGSGTGLTPKDGKLPEHAGSWLDFLTGIIPDNVITPFAELNVLQIVFMAAVAGIAALQLGEKAQPILSLSESVLELLQKALWWVIRLAPIGTVGLIGYAIADYGWDLIGKYATFTADVYIGCALVLFGVYPLLLATVAKLSPLQFFKGAWPAIQLAFVSRSSVGTMPVTQKVTERLGVPKEYASFSVPFGATTKMDGCAAIYPALAAIFIAQIFDVQLGVGDYLLIAFVSVIGSAATAGLTGATVMLTLTLSTLGLPLEGVGLLMAIDPILDMMRTATNVAGQALVPVIVSARENILDRAAYDSASSSPVDEEALDAEPQRVPVAA, encoded by the coding sequence GTGTCCGCGAATCCCGCGTCCACCGCAGCCGGCAGCAAGCCCGGCTCCGGCTTCCGCCTGCCCAAGGTCCCGTTCTGGGCCCAGATCGTCGCCGGTCTCGTGCTCGGCGTCGTACTCGGCTGGCTCACCCGCACGTACGACATCGGCTGGCTCCACACCACGCTCGACAAGGTCGGCCACATCTTCGTCCAGCTGCTGAAGCTGGCCGTCGCGCCCCTCGTCTTCTTCGCGATCCTGGTGTCGATCACCAACCTGCGCAAGGTCAACAACGCCGCCCGGCTGGCCACCCGCACCCTGCTCTGGTTCATGATCACCTCGCTGATCGCGGTCGCCATCGGCCTCACGATCGGCCTGCTCACCAACCCGGGCTCCGGAACCGGCCTCACGCCGAAGGACGGCAAGCTGCCGGAGCACGCGGGCTCCTGGCTCGACTTCCTCACCGGCATCATCCCGGACAACGTGATCACGCCGTTCGCCGAGCTGAACGTGCTCCAGATCGTCTTCATGGCCGCCGTCGCCGGCATCGCCGCGCTCCAGCTCGGCGAGAAGGCGCAGCCCATCCTCAGCCTCAGCGAGTCCGTCCTGGAGCTCCTCCAGAAGGCCCTGTGGTGGGTCATCCGGCTCGCCCCCATCGGCACCGTCGGCCTCATCGGCTACGCGATCGCCGACTACGGCTGGGACCTGATCGGCAAGTACGCCACGTTCACCGCCGACGTCTACATCGGCTGCGCCCTGGTGCTGTTCGGCGTGTACCCGCTGCTGCTCGCCACCGTCGCCAAGCTCAGCCCGCTGCAGTTCTTCAAGGGCGCCTGGCCGGCGATCCAGCTGGCCTTCGTCTCCCGCTCCTCGGTCGGCACCATGCCGGTCACCCAGAAGGTCACCGAGCGCCTCGGCGTCCCGAAGGAGTACGCCTCCTTCTCCGTCCCGTTCGGCGCCACCACCAAGATGGACGGCTGCGCCGCGATCTACCCGGCGCTGGCGGCGATCTTCATCGCGCAGATCTTCGACGTGCAGCTGGGCGTCGGCGACTACCTCCTGATCGCGTTCGTCTCGGTCATCGGCTCGGCGGCCACCGCCGGTCTCACCGGCGCGACGGTCATGCTGACCCTCACCCTCTCGACGCTGGGCCTCCCGCTGGAGGGCGTCGGCCTGCTCATGGCCATCGACCCGATCCTGGACATGATGAGGACGGCGACGAACGTCGCGGGCCAGGCGCTGGTCCCGGTGATCGTCTCGGCCCGCGAGAACATCCTCGACCGCGCGGCGTACGACTCGGCCTCGTCCTCCCCGGTCGACGAGGAGGCGCTCGACGCCGAGCCGCAGCGGGTGCCGGTCGCGGCGTAG
- a CDS encoding isocitrate lyase/PEP mutase family protein — protein MRYGSVLREEIRSPGTTPLIGIYDMYSASVVARHYDGFFVSGFGFAASHYGLPDIGFIAWPDMVAFVERLRLAFPSHHLLVDIDDGYVDPEVACHVVQRLERIGASGVILEDQKRPRRCGHADGKQVLPLEEYLEKLNLVLESRRDLVVVARTDATEEDEILRRAEALAGTDADVVLVDGVRSVEWIKRIRKVVGDKPLLFNQIAGGKSPRLSLSELTDLECQVAIYSTPCLFAAHAAIDSALTDLKKADGRLPEFVSSEGIGVQRSTELLEKNISRHHPVRESVSV, from the coding sequence GTGCGTTATGGAAGTGTGCTGAGGGAAGAAATCCGCTCGCCGGGAACGACCCCCCTCATCGGTATCTACGACATGTACTCGGCCTCCGTCGTGGCCCGGCACTACGACGGATTCTTCGTGTCCGGCTTCGGCTTCGCCGCCTCCCACTACGGGCTCCCCGACATCGGCTTCATCGCCTGGCCGGACATGGTGGCCTTCGTGGAGCGGCTGCGGCTGGCCTTCCCCTCCCACCACCTGCTGGTGGACATCGACGACGGTTACGTCGACCCCGAGGTTGCCTGCCACGTGGTGCAGCGGCTGGAGCGGATCGGGGCCTCCGGCGTCATCCTGGAGGACCAGAAGCGCCCCCGCCGGTGCGGACACGCGGACGGCAAGCAGGTGCTCCCCCTGGAGGAGTACCTGGAGAAGCTCAACCTCGTCCTGGAGAGCAGGCGCGACCTGGTGGTCGTCGCCCGCACGGACGCCACGGAGGAGGACGAGATCCTGCGCCGGGCCGAGGCGCTGGCCGGGACGGACGCCGACGTCGTCCTGGTCGACGGGGTGCGCAGCGTCGAGTGGATCAAGCGCATCCGGAAGGTGGTCGGCGACAAGCCGCTGCTCTTCAACCAGATCGCGGGCGGCAAGTCCCCCCGGCTCTCGCTCTCCGAGCTGACGGACCTGGAGTGCCAGGTGGCCATCTACAGCACCCCGTGCCTCTTCGCCGCGCACGCCGCGATCGACTCCGCGCTGACGGACCTCAAGAAGGCCGACGGACGGCTTCCCGAGTTCGTGTCCTCCGAGGGGATCGGGGTGCAGCGTTCGACGGAGCTGCTGGAGAAGAACATCAGCAGGCACCACCCGGTCCGCGAGTCCGTGTCCGTATGA
- a CDS encoding rhomboid family intramembrane serine protease produces the protein MTASSEHAAPVRGVGDRARAAAKLMLGWVAFLWLLEVVDAATGHALDGFGIEPRRAAELLDVVPASFVHFGFDHVASNSVPLLVLGFLAALGDLRRFAAVAALIIVIDGLGVWLVSPEHSNTAGASGLVFGLFGYLLVRGFVDRRFLDMAVGLVVGATWGSSILLGISPANTSVSWQGHLFGLAAGVAAAFVLRRRAPGRSAVPPARPLIP, from the coding sequence ATGACCGCATCCTCGGAACACGCGGCACCGGTGCGGGGCGTCGGCGACCGGGCGCGGGCCGCGGCGAAGCTGATGCTGGGCTGGGTGGCGTTCCTCTGGCTGCTGGAGGTCGTCGACGCGGCGACCGGTCACGCGCTGGACGGCTTCGGGATCGAGCCGCGCCGGGCCGCCGAGCTGCTGGACGTCGTGCCCGCGTCCTTCGTCCACTTCGGCTTCGACCACGTCGCGTCCAACAGCGTGCCGCTGCTGGTCCTCGGCTTCCTCGCCGCGCTCGGCGACCTCCGCCGGTTCGCTGCCGTGGCCGCGCTGATCATCGTGATCGACGGGCTCGGCGTCTGGCTGGTCTCGCCGGAGCACTCCAACACGGCGGGCGCGTCCGGGCTGGTCTTCGGCCTCTTCGGCTATCTGCTCGTGCGCGGTTTCGTGGACCGCCGGTTCCTCGACATGGCCGTCGGCCTGGTCGTCGGCGCGACCTGGGGCTCGTCGATCCTGCTGGGGATCTCCCCGGCCAACACCTCGGTCAGCTGGCAGGGCCATCTGTTCGGACTGGCGGCGGGCGTCGCGGCGGCGTTCGTCCTGCGCCGCCGCGCGCCCGGCCGGAGCGCCGTGCCACCCGCCCGCCCGCTCATACCGTAG